A genome region from Cydia pomonella isolate Wapato2018A chromosome 21, ilCydPomo1, whole genome shotgun sequence includes the following:
- the LOC133529897 gene encoding uncharacterized protein LOC133529897, which translates to MPMHGLMDFRLASWNVRSLYRPGAVYQVKNELQRYNIGVAALQEVRWLGTGECSVDNEVVLFYCGPDNGQHRKGVGFMVSKKVMGNVIRFDAISDRLCVLRVKSKLFNISILNAYAPTELAEDIAKDEFYEQLEMVYEQIPSFDVKIVLGDFNAKVGREDIFIPTIGRHSKHDISNDNGLRLISFAASKAMVIKSTMYPHKDIFKGTWKSPDGVTINQIDHVLIDDRHKSSIQNVRAFRGADCDSDHYLLGVKVKAKIKVNGKFKRHSKPQINTDSLKDKVIAEKFEFELRSRFQGLPLGDNVDEHWESIRDNVKEVAFKVLGRKKKKKRKKWWNNECERLVNERRRYKVLAEQDSRWNAKYMEIKTRARTAVKNAKRQHLNRLVQEMDTLIRTNFTRNFYQEVRSFKKGYQPTAQVLEDETGTLVTDSDEIKKMWHDYFQQLLNCPALGQSVPCTASCNEEETEPLTFEEIRTAVMSLKNNKAPGVDGLPSEVWKYGGSAIQSQLYVLLREIWDGEQQPGQWNIGVLCPVHKKGCKRKCTNYRGIALLPTAYKVLSYVLLRRLEPYAEKILGDYQCGFRRNRSTVDQIFLLKQLRKSGSMLRVFTQCSWIFLKRTTVLTGTVFLTF; encoded by the coding sequence ATGCCTATGCATGGACTAATGGACTTCCGACTAGCTTCGTGGAATGTGCGCTCTCTCTATAGACCTGGCGCCGTATACCAAGTCAAAAATGAGCTGCAGAGATATAACATTGGGGTAGCAGCCCTCCAGGAAGTTCGGTGGCTGGGTACGGGAGAATGTAGTGTAGATAATGAAGTTGTACTATTTTACTGCGGTCCTGACAACGGACAACATAGAAAAGGAGTTGGATTTATGGTTTCAAAGAAGGTGATGGGGAACGTGATCCGATTTGATGCCATTTCAGATAGACTATGTGTACTTCGGGTCAAATCAAAGCTTTTTAACATCTCAATACTAAATGCATACGCACCAACTGAATTAGCGGAGGACATTGCAAAGGACGAATTTTACGAACAACTTGAAATGGTATACGAGCAAATACCGAGCTTTGATGTTAAGATAGTGTTAGGTGATTTCAATGCGAAAGTGGGACGAGAGGATATCTTTATACCGACAATAGGAAGACACAGCAAGCACGACATATCCAACGACAATGGTCTGAGACTCATCAGCTTTGCTGCGTCTAAAGCTATGGTGATTAAAAGTACTATGTACCCGCATAAGGATATCTTCAAAGGTACTTGGAAGTCCCCGGATGGCGTAACAATCAACCAAATTGACCATGTCCTTATTGATGACCGCCATAAAAGTTCAATTCAGAATGTTCGAGCATTCAGAGGGGCCGATTGTGATAGCGATCATTATCTGCTAGGCGTAAAGGTGAAGGCGAAAATTAAAGTAAACGGCAAATTTAAACGACATAGCAAACCTCAAATAAACACGGACAGCCTTAAAGATAAAGTAATTGCAgaaaaatttgaatttgaattaagAAGTAGATTTCAAGGTCTACCACTAGGTGATAACGTAGACGAGCACTGGGAGAGCATCAGAGATAATGTAAAGGAGGTGGCATTTAAGGTACTTGGGcggaagaaaaagaagaaaaggAAGAAGTGGTGGAATAATGAGTGTGAACGTTTAGTCAATGAAAGAAGGAGATATAAAGTACTAGCAGAACAAGATTCTCGCTGGAACGCCAAATATATGGAAATCAAAACCAGAGCCAGAACAGCTGTAAAGAATGCGAAGCGTCAACACCTAAATAGATTGGTGCAGGAAATGGACACGCTCATAAGAACGAACTTCACTAGAAACTTCTATCAGGAGGTGCGATCTTTTAAAAAAGGATACCAGCCCACCGCCCAAGTGCTGGAAGATGAAACTGGCACGCTAGTAACTGATAGCGACGAGATCAAAAAAATGTGGCATGACTACTTTCAGCAGCTCCTTAACTGCCCCGCACTAGGCCAATCAGTTCCATGCACTGCCAGCTGTAACGAGGAAGAAACAGAACCTCTTACATTTGAAGAAATCCGTACGGCAGTGATGTCCTTAAAAAACAATAAGGCTCCAGGGGTGGATGGCCTTCCATCAGAAGTGTGGAAATATGGTGGGAGCGCAATACAGAGCCAATTGTATGTACTCCTGCGCGAAATCTGGGATGGAGAACAGCAACCAGGGCAATGGAATATAGGAGTCTTATGCCCCGTCCATAAAAAGGGTTGTAAGAGGAAGTGCACGAACTACCGCGGAATTGCCTTGCTGCCGACTGCGTACAAAGTTTTGTCATACGTGCTACTCAGGAGATTGGAACCGTATGCGGAGAAAATCTTAGGAGACTACCAGTGCGGCTTTCGACGAAACCGTAGCACCGTTGACCAAATCTTTCTTCTGAAGCAGTTGAGAAAAAGTGGGAGTATGCTCAGAGTATTCACTCAGTGTTCGTGGATTTTTCTAAAGCGTACGACAGTATTGACCGGAACAgtctttttaacattttaa
- the LOC133529795 gene encoding uncharacterized protein LOC133529795: MSKLTVTNFTKRTGSPFSKNETIEVKHEEVLQKSPFEKQKEKQSELLQKVNKKTAEYQSNKPSSGVFTEVTTSGAFTSKNATVKEATKNDARASPPKNIPNGNGSKGLLGFPSSANDLALDAKSDLEADPNISKETKDKVIEKLFTLVSMVQHVFESKVRIMQELEKYKDTHMKNEIRREKEHAEQLYKLNMNFQNEVVQAIQRLKSEIDISRNVSENVEDKASANDTSMEFTTKSQVSEENDIEIKEDDKSEGTEE; encoded by the coding sequence ATGTCTAAATTAACTGTGACGAATTTCACGAAGCGGACAGGAAGTCCGTTCAGCAAGAATGAAACAATTGAAGTGAAACATGAAGAAGTTCTTCAGAAATCTCCATTTGAGAAGCAGAAGGAGAAACAGAGTGAGCTGCTGCAGAAGGTTAATAAGAAGACTGCTGAGTATCAATCAAATAAACCTAGTTCTGGAGTATTTACTGAAGTAACTACATCAGGCGCGTTTACATCTAAGAATGCTACAGTTAAAGAAGCTACAAAGAATGATGCAAGGGCATCACCTCCCAAAAACATCCCAAATGGAAATGGATCTAAGGGTCTCCTAGGTTTCCCGTCATCGGCTAATGACTTGGCACTTGACGCCAAATCTGACCTCGAAGCAGACCCAAACATATCAAAAGAAACAAAAGACAAGGTGATCgaaaaattgtttactttaGTCTCTATGGTACAGCATGTTTTCGAGTCTAAAGTGAGAATCATGCAGGAACTTGAGAAATACAAGGACACACATATGAAGAATGAAATTAGGAGAGAAAAGGAACATGCAGAACAGCTGTATAAGTTGAATATGAATTTCCAGAACGAAGTTGTTCAAGCAATTCAGAGATTGAAGAGTGAGATCGATATTTCGAGGAATGTATCTGAAAATGTGGAAGACAAAGCTAGTGCAAATGACACATCGATGGAGTTCACTACGAAATCACAAGTCAGCGAGGAAAACGATATTGAAATTAAAGAGGATGACAAATCAGAAGGAACTGAAGAGTGA
- the LOC133529842 gene encoding uncharacterized protein LOC133529842 isoform X1 encodes MVSHRAMFLVALALFGGALAQPAKQGFWKGTPMDGLVEEMRSGCAEGSDPTACIKFKVMSLLDTIFKKDTFQISEAVEVTKNGAGNDVTGRSNGDFFDNVENFIQSHDVTFQLPIADTKITVSPRNLDQDEMSVNIKFNKEGARSVGEARKAKLKKIIVPILVFVLLKAMTLIPLAIGVLGLKAWNALQLSFFSFVVSVALAIFQLCKKFTQIAADNTHPQIAAHGPWDAAYAARQRRDAVEPQELAQELAYNAYH; translated from the exons ATGGTGTCTCACAGAGCAATGTTCCTCGTGGCCTTGGCGCTGTTCGGAGGTGCGCTGGCCCAGCCTGCCAAGCAAGGCTTCTGGAAGGGGACACCCATGGATGGACTCGTCGAGGAGATGAGATCCGGCTGCGCCGAAGGATCCGATCCCACCGCCTGTATCAAATTCAAGGTCATGTCCTTGTTAGATACCATCTTCAAGAAGGACACTTTCCAG ATCTCCGAAGCCGTGGAAGTGACCAAGAACGGAGCCGGCAATGATGTTACTGGCCGTTCCAATGGGGACTTCTTTGACAACGTTGAAAACTTCATCCAGTCCCACGACGTGACCTTCCAGCTGCCCATCGCTGACACCAAGATCACAGTGAGCCCCAGGAATCTCGACCAGGACGAGATGAGTGTGAACATTAAATTCAACAAGGAAGGCGCCCGCTCCGTTGGTGAGGCCCGCAAAGCCAAGCTCAAGAAGATCATCGTACCCATCCTGGTGTTCGTGCTCCTCAAGGCCATGACCCTCATCCCTCTGGCCATCGGTGTGCTCGGTCTGAAAGCCTGGAACGCCCTGCAGCTGTCTTTCTTCTCTTTCGTCGTCTCCGTAGCTCTGGCCATCTTCCAGCTTTGCAAGAAG TTTACCCAGATCGCCGCGGACAACACGCACCCCCAGATTGCGGCCCATGGACCTTGGGATGCTGCTTACGCCGCCCGCCAGAGGAGGGACGCCGTCGAACCCCAGGAACTCGCTCAAGAACTCGCCTACAACGCTTACCACTAA
- the LOC133529842 gene encoding uncharacterized protein LOC133529842 isoform X2 yields MVSHRAMFLVALALFGGALAQPAKQGFWKGTPMDGLVEEMRSGCAEGSDPTACIKFKVMSLLDTIFKKDTFQISEAVEVTKNGAGNDVTGRSNGDFFDNVENFIQSHDVTFQLPIADTKITVSPRNLDQDEMSVNIKFNKEGARSVGEARKAKLKKIIVPILVFVLLKAMTLIPLAIGVLGLKAWNALQLSFFSFVVSVALAIFQLCKKIAADNTHPQIAAHGPWDAAYAARQRRDAVEPQELAQELAYNAYH; encoded by the exons ATGGTGTCTCACAGAGCAATGTTCCTCGTGGCCTTGGCGCTGTTCGGAGGTGCGCTGGCCCAGCCTGCCAAGCAAGGCTTCTGGAAGGGGACACCCATGGATGGACTCGTCGAGGAGATGAGATCCGGCTGCGCCGAAGGATCCGATCCCACCGCCTGTATCAAATTCAAGGTCATGTCCTTGTTAGATACCATCTTCAAGAAGGACACTTTCCAG ATCTCCGAAGCCGTGGAAGTGACCAAGAACGGAGCCGGCAATGATGTTACTGGCCGTTCCAATGGGGACTTCTTTGACAACGTTGAAAACTTCATCCAGTCCCACGACGTGACCTTCCAGCTGCCCATCGCTGACACCAAGATCACAGTGAGCCCCAGGAATCTCGACCAGGACGAGATGAGTGTGAACATTAAATTCAACAAGGAAGGCGCCCGCTCCGTTGGTGAGGCCCGCAAAGCCAAGCTCAAGAAGATCATCGTACCCATCCTGGTGTTCGTGCTCCTCAAGGCCATGACCCTCATCCCTCTGGCCATCGGTGTGCTCGGTCTGAAAGCCTGGAACGCCCTGCAGCTGTCTTTCTTCTCTTTCGTCGTCTCCGTAGCTCTGGCCATCTTCCAGCTTTGCAAGAAG ATCGCCGCGGACAACACGCACCCCCAGATTGCGGCCCATGGACCTTGGGATGCTGCTTACGCCGCCCGCCAGAGGAGGGACGCCGTCGAACCCCAGGAACTCGCTCAAGAACTCGCCTACAACGCTTACCACTAA